Below is a window of Desmonostoc muscorum LEGE 12446 DNA.
TCGATATTATAAATATTGAGTAAGCTTCAGTAATAATACTTGCTTTTTTAACTCCATTTATTAATAATACTGGTCATTATACAAGCAGCTAAAATCAAGCTAAAAAAATGCTAGCAACCTCATAAATGTAGTGACATTGAGGGATTAAGTTATTTTCATCATTGCTTGTGTGTGCGATCGCCCACTGTAAGCGTCTGAATTGGTATGTGTTGCGTGTAAGGCGTTGTGTGCAATTTCGTTTTTGATCTTTGCTTAGGCAGTTTGGAGTGTACCGACTGTTGACATACACCTTTTTGGAGAAATCAGTTTTATGGCTACTTTATCTGTAATGAAGTTATCAATAGCTACCATCGCCACAGGGTTCATAACGCTGGGAACCTTTAGTGCAGCGCAGGCGGGCTTTATTAACTTTGACACTGATGCCAATGGTAATCCTATAAATGCTCCACTTTTATTCATTGAAACCACTCCCCTTACGAACTTGTATGCGCCCTTGGGTGTAACCTTTAGTGGCCCTGGTCAACTAAGTGGAGGCTCAATACTAAATCAGTCCGGGAATTTTGGAGTTGATGCACTCAGTGGCTTTAACTTTCTGGCATTCAATCGAGATGTCATCCTATCAAACGATGGTGTACCAACAGATCCAGAAACAATCAGTTTTGCTGATCTGATAAGTGATTTTTCTATTTTTGCTTCTGGAGGAGAGCCTAATACTTTCCAGCTACAAGCATTTGATATCGAAAACTCGCTACTAGGTACTGAGACTATTACTACAGGATTGGGAGAGTGGGGAGAGTTGAGCTTTTCTTCACCTTTAGGTAACATTAGCAAGGTCGTCCTCACTGGAATAGGAGAAGATCCTGCGTTTGTCTATGATAATCTTTCTTTTACTCCTGCAAGTAAGTCAGTTGCCGAACCTGCTTCTCTCATCGGTATACTAGGACTAGGTGCTTTTGGCGTTATCTCTCTCTACAAGCGCAAAGAACAGCAAGCCCCAGTTAAAGCATAAATTTGTTATTAATTTAATTTAATCCTTGCCATGTCAACTTCGTATTGACATGGCAGTTTTGATTTTGATACTTAAAAAAGTTGTACTTTTAAGTATTTTATGTATCCTCAGAGCCACTTTCACAAACAAGGCGAATTTTTGATCCCCAACCTCAGTCTTAAGAATCAATTTAAGGCGAAGGTGGGGGCGTTCAGTGCTAACCTGAAAGATGACATTGCATAATCTTATGTCTTCAACGACCTTATCTGAAATATAGCTTCAATCATTAGGCGCAGCATGGTCACAACCGCACAAAAAACAAACATAGGCTACATTACCCAAATCATTGGTCCAGTTGTAGACGTTAAATTTCCCGGCGGGAAATTGCCCCAAATCTACAACGCTCTGACCATCAAAGGCACCAACGAAGCTGGACAGAATATTAACCTCACTGTTGAAGTACAGCAACTGCTGGGCGACAACCAGGTGCGGACTGTTGCGATGAGTTCCACCGATGGCTTGGTGCGTGGTCTGGAGGTCGTCGATACAGGCGCTCCCATCAGCGTGCCAGTTGGTAAAGCCACCTTGGGGCGGATTTTCAACGTCCTTGGCGAACCCGTGGACAATAGAGGACCTGTAAATGCTGAGGCAACTTTACCCATCCACCGCTCTGCTCCCAAATTTACTGACCTAGAAACCAAACCTTCGGTGTTTGAAACTGGGATTAAAGTTGTTGACCTCCTGACTCCCTATCGACGTGGCGGTAAGATTGGTCTGTTCGGCGGTGCTGGTGTTGGTAAGACCGTGATCATGATGGAGTTGATTAACAACATCGCTACTCAGCACGGTGGAGTATCTGTTTTTGCTGGTGTGGGTGAACGCACCCGTGAAGGCAATGACCTCTACAACGAAATGATTGAATCTGGAGTAATCAACAAAGACAACCTCAACGAGTCTAAGATTGCTCTAGTTTACGGTCAGATGAACGAGCCACCCGGAGCGAGAATGCGGGTTGGTCTGTCCGGATTGACGGTAGCAGAGTACTTCCGTGATGTCAACAAACAAGACGTGCTGCTGTTTATTGACAACATCTTCCGGTTTGTACAAGCAGGTTCAGAAGTGTCAGCGCTTCTGGGTCGGATGCCTTCAGCGGTGGGATATCAGCCTACATTGGGTACTGACGTAGGTGAATTGCAAGAGCGGATTACCTCCACTACAGAGGGTTCCATTACCTCAATTCAAGCAGTGTACGTACCTGCGGACGACCTCACCGACCCCGCACCTGCAACCACCTTCGCTCACTTGGACGGAACCACAGTACTGTCTCGTGGTTTGGCGGCTAAGGGAATTTATCCAGCGGTGGACCCCCTGGGTTCCACTTCCACCATGCTACAGCCCAACATTGTAGGTGACGAACACTACAATACTGCCCGTGCGGTACAATCAACTCTGCAACGTTATAAAGAACTACAAGATATTATCGCCATTCTCGGTCTAGATGAATTGTCTGAAGAAGACCGTCTAGTAGTGGCACGGGCGCGGAAAGTTGAGCGCTTCTTGTCTCAGCCGTTCTTTGTGGCAGAAGTATTCACCGGTTCTCCTGGTAAATACGTGAAGTTGGAAGACACCATCAAAGGATTCCAAAAAATTCTGTCTGGTGAACTGGATGACCTGCCAGAACAGGCTTTCTACTTGGTAGGCGATATTAACGAAGCGATCGCCAAAGCTGAAAAAATCAAAGGTTAGTCATTAGTCATTAGTCATTAGTCATTAGTGCAAATTCTAATGATTAATGGCTATTGCAAAAGACAACGGACAAAGGACAAAAGACAAATGACATTAACCGTTCGTGTAATTTCCCCAGATAAAACAGTCTGGGATGCCCCAGCTGAAGAAGTAGTTTTACCTAGCACTACCGGTCAGTTAGGTATTTTAACTGGACACGCACCACTGTTGACCGCCCTGGATACAGGTGTGATGCGAGTCCGTGCAGCTAAAAATCAGAATTGGCAAGCGATCGCTCTTTTGGGTGGTTTTGCCGAAATTGAAGAAAATGAAGTCACAATTCTGGTTAACGGTGCTGAACGTGGCGACAAAATCAATCTAGAAGAAGCCCGTGCTGCTTATAACCAAGCAGAAGCGCGTCTGGGTCAAGTGACAGCAGACGATCGCCAAGCACAAATCCAAGCGACTCAAGCCTTCAAACGCGCCCGCGCTCGCTTTCAAGCTGCTGGCGGTTTAGTCTAACAATTTTGGATTTTAGATTTTGGATTTGAGATTTGTTCCAAAATCTCAAATTGGCATCGTCAAAAGTCTAACGTAAAACAAAGACGCAAAGGCATTCTTATTGCTTCTGCGTCTTTATATGCATCAAGTAACAGACGCGATAAATCGCGTCTCTATTTCTATTGTCAATTACACCATCTCCGAGGAAGCCTGTACCACCGGCTGCGGCTGCGGCTGGAACATAAACAGCGAGTACACTACATCTCGGCGAATATTCACCATCATATCCAAGAACAGCTCATAGCCCTCGCTCTTGTATTCAATCAGCGGGTCTTTTTGGCCATAACCACGTAATCCCACAGATTCACGCAAGGCATCCATTTGTTGCAGGTGTTCTCGCCACA
It encodes the following:
- the atpD gene encoding F0F1 ATP synthase subunit beta, translated to MVTTAQKTNIGYITQIIGPVVDVKFPGGKLPQIYNALTIKGTNEAGQNINLTVEVQQLLGDNQVRTVAMSSTDGLVRGLEVVDTGAPISVPVGKATLGRIFNVLGEPVDNRGPVNAEATLPIHRSAPKFTDLETKPSVFETGIKVVDLLTPYRRGGKIGLFGGAGVGKTVIMMELINNIATQHGGVSVFAGVGERTREGNDLYNEMIESGVINKDNLNESKIALVYGQMNEPPGARMRVGLSGLTVAEYFRDVNKQDVLLFIDNIFRFVQAGSEVSALLGRMPSAVGYQPTLGTDVGELQERITSTTEGSITSIQAVYVPADDLTDPAPATTFAHLDGTTVLSRGLAAKGIYPAVDPLGSTSTMLQPNIVGDEHYNTARAVQSTLQRYKELQDIIAILGLDELSEEDRLVVARARKVERFLSQPFFVAEVFTGSPGKYVKLEDTIKGFQKILSGELDDLPEQAFYLVGDINEAIAKAEKIKG
- the atpC gene encoding ATP synthase F1 subunit epsilon, which produces MTLTVRVISPDKTVWDAPAEEVVLPSTTGQLGILTGHAPLLTALDTGVMRVRAAKNQNWQAIALLGGFAEIEENEVTILVNGAERGDKINLEEARAAYNQAEARLGQVTADDRQAQIQATQAFKRARARFQAAGGLV